The nucleotide sequence ggaccaaaaacaacaacaaaaatttacagggattaaaaccaaaacgagacatatttgcagggaccaaaaccatattttagccaatcATTTTCTATAATTCatctttattaaaaataaaaaaaataaaaaaataaaactttttcattttagtaaacaaaaacaaaatagtttctacttttttgaaaaatctccAAGATTAATCATTAAATTTCTTAGCACCAAAGTTGAGGGTCCTAAGAAGTATATAGTACCTGAATTACATCTCCAGCATTGATAATATAAGCATTAGGTAAAGGCTTAACCAAAACCCATTCACCATCAGATTTTCTCCTCACTTCTAATCCACTAACTTCATCTTGAGCAAGAACAGTTAAAGCACCAGAATCTTTGTGGCGACCACAACCTAGAACAATGTCAGGGTTTGGACAAGGTGGATAATGGTTGAGTCTGATCCAACTTGTTTCATCTTTGAAGAAATCATCAAATCTTTTTGGGGGTAATCCTAAGCTTAGGGCGATGAGTTCCATTATCTTGAGTGCTAGTTTTTTCATGTGTTGAGCATATTCTTGGAATGTCTCTCTGcacaatatatataataaattaatggTATAAGCTtagtttatttataatttaattaggatcgtatatgaattatatttaagcacaaaataattaacaaatttaattacTATATGCCCTGAAGGCGCACTAATTATTTTGTGTCTACGACGCAGTTTGTTGTCCATTTGTCTTTTATTTCTCTATAGTTCATCAATACTGTTCAAGAATTATAGAGAAATACGGTTCAAATGTAACTCATCAATACTGTTCAAATGATAATTCATGATAGTCTCACCATTCTTGATGggattgtacccaaaaaaaaagagcaacggtgccaaacttatttctttttatacATATACCGAAGAAATGgtcatttaatatatttgatcgtagtttatttatttttcggtCGAACTCTGAATTATCATACAGGAGAATATAGTCAAGTTACCTCATCTCTAGTGGAAACTCTGGCCACTGATTATACCAATGAGTGACCTCTTTGTCATCAGGATCAATTGAAGCTGGAACCAAAGTAGATTCCTTAACAGTAAAATCAAACACTTCCTTCCAATCTCTAACATTCTTAGTATGCTCAGTTTCATAATATCCCATAACATTCACAATATCTCTCCtaactttcttcttctcctccatTTTTTGACCAAAGAATTTCTTTCCAACAGATTCAATCCTTTGCCTACTTTCAAGAGGAGCTCCATGATTGATCACTTGGAAGAACCCCCATTCCTTGCATGCACTTCCTATTTTCCTCACAAGCTCATCAATAACTAAAGGGTTTTTAACATTATTGGAATCATCTAATATAGGTGATAGGTCTATTACTGGAATATTTTCAGCTTCTATGATACTTAGTTTTGGTCTATGCTCTGGGGGTTGAATGAAATCTTGATCAATCTCTACCATggtgatgatttttttaaagaaatattgaTTATTCAATGACAGCAATATTAGTGGAAGAGTTGTTTTGGCTGTGACATATTTGTGTTGGTGTCcaattatatatacacacacacattgcAAATTTGACATATGTGTTTTTTGTTGTCGTTACTTGGTTATAAAACTAACGGTGATAATAATAAGGTTAAATATGCCATTGACGGAATACAATGTAAgtaattcattatttttactaattaaaaaaagatcaaattcAACGTCGCAAACACTAAAAAGGACTTAATCTACGGACAAATTCACATCACCAAAGGTAATAGCTTAAAACGGGACAATTTCTACAAATGTGACAAAATTAGAGTGACCAGAATATTTATGCATTTAAATCAGCAACGTTGACACTCAAGTCATTGGTTTAATTTTTAACCAAACGAACGCCACATAAGACAAGAAATCTAACAATGTCTCACCAAGACGGTGAATAAAACAACGTAGCTCTCAAACGACGAAAGAAAACACAAATGAGATCTTTGTGAAAAACACATAtttagatgatgatgatgaaaaggGTTAACACCGCTTTTGGTCATTGTAATATTGAGCTAATTAGGTTTTGGTccttattaatataaaaataaaaaattgtcattgTTATTTCAGGGTCTGCCACTTTTAATCCCTCATTTGACCTTGTCAAAATAAATGATGCACGAGTGATTCAGaccccataaaaaaataaaaataaaaactctcctttttttgaacaagcaaaaaCCACTCTCTcctttgatgaagaagaaagagtgAAGTTAAAGAGAAGGTGAAGCCTCTCTCTCCTTTGATGAAGAAGAACGAGAGAAGTTAAAGAGAAGGTGAAGCCTCTCTCTAAAAACTAAGGCAGACTATGTAAGTAAATGTTAGATTTTGATAtagggtctaactcatcctAAAAAAACCGACTTGTGAAGTGaagattgcccccacttataaacacatgtttaTGTCAGCTTTTGTTtgatgtgagactctttaacACACACCCTCACGACCaacactattgggcttggttcgtggacataaatggtagGTGGCCCGATAACAgaacctgatagcaggtggcccGATAACAgaacctgatagcaggtggcccaatgGATCTTAACGGATGCTCTAATACCATGTTAGAAACTGTCGTTGGACCTAACTCAACCCCACAAAActggcttgtgaggtgaggatttgGCTGGTGTTTGAAGAGCAAAATTGAGAGAGAAGGGAGGGTTGAGGGAGATGGTGGTGCGGTGAATGAGAAACCGAGAGAGAAGAGAGGGTTGAGGGAGATGGCAGTGCAGTGAAACCGAGAGAAAGGAGATTAGGCAGTTGTGAGAGGAGGGAGGAGAAAGAAAGTCGGTGCTGCTATGGGGGTGGCAGCGTAGCTTTGAGTAGAAGAGGAAGATAAAAATAGGGTTGCTATAGGGTTTAGACTCGTGATAccataataaaattacaatgaCATCCCATTACATAACCACTTATAGACACATGTTTCGAACCATCTTTTGTCTGATGTAGAACTCTTTAACGGTAATCGATAAACATTGGTTTTATGATAATTAACATTATATTGTATTGGTTGAAACTAGGTTTAGATCACTTAAGTTTGATCTCAAATTCAATTTTCGTGAATGAAATAATTGTTAGATAATGagtattttaattaagggagttgctaaccggtgcctccggAACACTAATTAAGGAGCAATAAATGAACATATTCtacttattttactttaattaaagtgataaataaggtaactaattaaaataaaataaaaagttgtatttAATAGTCCgtcaaatttcctttttcatttcatatttacatttctctatcattttcatttcttaacaaaaaaaaaaaattcttttggaTTTTACTCAAACCAATTTTTCTTTCCGTACATTTTTTgtgaatcatatttttttttcaaaccaatTCACGGAAGCCTATGCATAATTagcaacattttcaattaaaataaaatctaaaataaattaacaattccaaagataaaacataaccaattaaaatatcaaaaacaacctctcaaaaaaaaatatcaaattcaaaatcatcaaatttgtaaaaattacaaaataggATTCCATGCTTGTAtcacaaaatagaaaatttgatAGAgtattgaatacatatttttcttcttttaattaacTGCcttatttatcactttaattaatcaattatgaattaagataattaattattgatgaattattcttTAGGCTTTTGTTTGATAATGAACCATTATGGAACGATTTAAACTAATTAAGGTATCTTACACGCGCAATTGTAAAGACTAATCATTTTGAAGTAACCGTGGAACAATATATTCTATTATACCTAATGAGAGGTTTATGTCAACAActatttactccctccgtccctcatTATAAGCACACATTACGGAAAAAagtgtccctaaatataagctCTCTTCCAACTTTcaagatgcatttattattatttttctaaatacacccctaattaatactaccaCTTTACCTTTGAATTTAAAAAGCCGATATTGAATACACTATAGACAAAGGATAATCTAGTTCACacaaaataaacacattaattacactatcAACAAAAGGCTTATATATAAGGACAAATGGAGTAATTATTTAAGGGCAGTGCTAAATATCACGAAAAAATCTTACGAAATTATCACAAACGAGAGGAGACGTTGTTAAAAGAACCCCACTAACCAACATAGCTAATTTgtgttaaataaaattattattttaagagtGCAACACTGCTCTCGTGAGCGGTTCAGGATGAAATCTCTCGCGATAACAAGCATTATCCATTATTTAATGAGAGTTGCTATATGCAGCGAAAGTTTTATCCCGAAATTCTCACGAATGGGAAAATACTTtggcaacaaaaaaacaaatacccACTTACCAAAAATGTAGTTTATGTAACgtcctctttaattatttaattattttatagagtttagggTCCACTTTgatgaattatgtgattttatatgattatatgatgtgttgatattttatttaaagacttattttattatttactagaataagatttgaaaataaaataaatattgagatgtggggctgttttggaatttagaagagtttagtggaaatagaggaaataagataaagtggattgaggagagatataaggaggaaactaggtttagaaaagtttttacgtgaaactgctttttggagaaaaagagagaaaacaagagaagaggagaaccaagagggagagagaccgccgatcatcaatactaaggtaagggtgagactaactttctctaattctaagttgtatgattctgaaaatggATTTAACAAGTAGAGGGATGTAATTTTGAGAGTttgagaattaggttaaaagATGGAGAATTGATGAATTAAGATGAATAAtcggttagattgatgtagaaatagtaTCCAGACCTTAGACTATTCAGAGAAcaatgtttagaatcagttttgaGGTTAGAACCAAGAGATTGAGTGAGTTTTGAGAAAATCTGCAATTCTGCCCGaactgacattcatcgctcgccctggcgagtATGAGTagtcgcctcgcgagtgatgaagttcatcactcacCTAGCGAGTAAaccccctcgcctcgcgagtaagcCCAAAACTTGCTCACCATTGCGAGTagttgctcgccatagcgagttgaccAGTGAGTGAAACTTGATTTTTAAGTTGATGATAGAGACCAagttttagatggttttgagtgccttaacctGTTTAAGAATGATTGGGCAAACTTTTAGATCAAGATTGGACGTGGAGAATTATGAAGTGAggtttttgagtgaaaaatgtcaaaactcccgagagcaccctttttcaGTTCGCCATGCGAGTagtgagttcgccatagcgagtgcaccattttcctgaactcgccatagcgagtagagagCCTCGCTTCGCGAGTAACCCTGTGGCAGACAACCTTGTTTAGGTTTCTTGCGATCTTTTGTCGCACGTGATGTTATGAGTCGACCCTTGGGGTATGAATGAAGTTGTTAAAGATTATAATGAGGTGCTGAGAGgatgaataagatgattaatattgatgatttactttgatgattaaatttgaaaatatttatatattgtgaaagacgTTGATATGAAgatgtaattgttatatatgatgattattattgatggtgacttgctgtgtaacaccccgttttcccaatatacaaatttcttaaacatttatcagagtaaaaaccataaacagGATATCACATAGTAatgtaatccaaaaacagttaaataataatttaaccttcacaaaatatcttaatatagcagcggaatattaattCAGaagtcataaatcagtttggcacgtaggccccgtcaaaatatctcaaatgagttaaatcaacttaacaaaacataataattgttcaacatcataaaacataaacatgatagtcacgtaagagaatgaagcatgtataacattaaaccccattccgttacgtatcagagcgatctagacgacacagtgaaggcaaggccaactcacgaaagcaaactgcacactaagcacgatcacctgcaagttacccatacgaagggcaacattttcaagcagaaggggtgagatttcataatcaaataacattaatcaatgtaattgcgaatcataaattaacatcataatcattccttaaataacattgcataattgctaaacagttataacataatcatatattcaattatcataaacaacataacatatctgataaacatttatcacataatcacgtaatcaatcattatcaacaaggcatcttaatcatgacaatgcgacaatgctcttagactccttatatgcatgtggtaccaatcgtcatcataagtattaatatactttaatcgtgcggaggacaaagctcctataaaacgtgcggaggacaaagctcctaataaacgtggtgaggactaagctcaatgatatgctatgcatggactcttaacaacaaaacacgtaatcatcgtaatcaacatgcatccaataatttggagctaaatgTCATCTTATTCATTACATACAatcatcatgcacttagttaaataacagcagcagcagcgtAATCAAGTTACATAAcagaatgatatcattatatcaatagcaaatcatttgcatcataattaaacttcatATCTTACACAATTGCACAATacaataatcatgttcaattaatgacaacatgtcttaaaggctttacagattgcattagacttcatcattaggtttcgttaccaattaggggttcactcttggtCAAAACGTGCGACAGAGATCGCACTACACTCAACAAACTACATTCTGggctagctcgcgaggcgagagttctcactcgccatggcgagtaccactcaactcccaaaatg is from Medicago truncatula cultivar Jemalong A17 chromosome 1, MtrunA17r5.0-ANR, whole genome shotgun sequence and encodes:
- the LOC25482660 gene encoding flavonol synthase/flavanone 3-hydroxylase, producing MVEIDQDFIQPPEHRPKLSIIEAENIPVIDLSPILDDSNNVKNPLVIDELVRKIGSACKEWGFFQVINHGAPLESRQRIESVGKKFFGQKMEEKKKVRRDIVNVMGYYETEHTKNVRDWKEVFDFTVKESTLVPASIDPDDKEVTHWYNQWPEFPLEMRETFQEYAQHMKKLALKIMELIALSLGLPPKRFDDFFKDETSWIRLNHYPPCPNPDIVLGCGRHKDSGALTVLAQDEVSGLEVRRKSDGEWVLVKPLPNAYIINAGDVIQVWSNDAYESVEHRVILNAEKARLSYPFFLFPSHYTMVEPLKELTNDQNPPKYRPYNWGKFLATRKRSNFMKLDVENIQIHHFRI